A single window of Aspergillus puulaauensis MK2 DNA, chromosome 5, nearly complete sequence DNA harbors:
- the SEM1 gene encoding proteasome regulatory particle lid subunit SEM1 (COG:O;~EggNog:ENOG410PS8W;~InterPro:IPR007834;~PFAM:PF05160;~antiSMASH:Cluster_5.4;~go_component: GO:0008541 - proteasome regulatory particle, lid subcomplex [Evidence IEA];~go_process: GO:0006406 - mRNA export from nucleus [Evidence IEA];~go_process: GO:0043248 - proteasome assembly [Evidence IEA]), with protein MSNTQSQDTKQEASEQPQQQKPTVLEEDDEFEDFPVDDWPENETEQATANGNNVHLWEESWDDDDAAEDFSKQLKEELKKVDASS; from the exons ATGTCAAACACACAGTCTCAGGATACGAAGCAAGAAGCTTCCgaacagccccagcagcaaaaGCCTACCGTTCtagaggaagatgatgaattcGAAGATTTCCCTGTTGATG ACTGGCCAGAGAACGAGACAGAGCAGGCAACCGCGAACGGGAATAATGTTCACTTGTGGGAGGAGAGctgggatgacgatgatgccgcTGAGGACTTTTCGAAGCAGTTGAA ggaagagctcaagaaaGTCGACGCCTCGTCTTAA
- the IML2 gene encoding TTC39/IML2 family protein (COG:S;~EggNog:ENOG410QE90;~InterPro:IPR019412;~PFAM:PF10300;~antiSMASH:Cluster_5.4), which translates to MFGGWFGGKKPSPNGSTQSLDASSELQDLEDAIKAAELILNDDVDGAEEGLSGRNSSFHLIGRAVVMFIRATLGFEQDIMRQAADRLNDAENKAYNDQQRAKNHSQSPDTYHSEIYEPGTEFVLIQAMAQLMCAVVGVLNESLTESIKGFYKLRKAYFALDAVLKMEEKFMQSRQAGVMNKPSPAASLKGEKGIAVNVSEDLSNLKVNDAGTGPVSSSTSTSELINHDPESDIFKNQIDVFVHSGANFCYGVLLLLISMVPPAFHRLLSIVGFHGDKDRALKLLWQASKFHNLPGAIAALTLLGYYNAFVRYCDIMPDAVPGKDGDIQGYPQERLEALLTRMRQRFPKSQLWLLEESRMHGANHRLDVALQILCTEEHSPLKQVEALKVFEKSLNALYIHKYKLCAEAFVECADLNSWSRSLYYYIAGTCHISLYRELAATDPKKADEHAQTAVNLLHKAPKFAGTKKFMARQLPFDLFVVRKIAKWEARAKEWNVPLVDAVGVDPVEEMIFLWNGHSRMTQAQLEESMARLSWSESDANRTWAREGAEEKGIYQLLRAAVLRSMRRHEEAKEIIQTSIFTLDRSTFKGRHKDDWVYPVAHFEMAANLWMERPTYIAQHGGPASQKQKPDDSEHPEKELVRECKENLQKAAHWESYEQEARFGLKVTAALEAVAKWESQHSTTL; encoded by the exons ATGTTCGGCGGCTGGTTCGGGGGCAAAAAGCCCAGCCCCAACGGCTCTACTCAGTCACTTGATGCTTCGTCAGAATTACAGGACT TAGAGGATGCGATTAAAG CTGCCGAGTTGATCCTCAACGACGATGTTGATGGTGCTGAAGAAGGCCTTTCGGGGCGAAATTCATCATTCCACTTG ATTGGAAGGGCTGTGGTAATGTTCATTAGGGCAACATTGGGTTTTGAGCAAGATATCATGCGCCAAG CGGCGGACCGACTCAATGACGCTGAGAACAAAGCGTACAATGACCAACAACGAGCCAAAAACCACTCTCAGTCCCCGGACACTTATCATTCAGAGATCTATGAACCGGGTACGGAGTTCGTTCTCATCCAGGCAATGGCGCAACTCATGTGTGCCGTTGTCGGCGTACTCAATGAAAGTCTCACAGAAAGCATAAAAGGCTTCTATAAGCTACGAAAGGCTTACTTCGCACTGGACGCAGTTTtaaagatggaggagaagttCATGCAATCAAGACAGGCTGGTGTTATGAATAAACCTTCGCCAGCTGCCTCCTTGAAAGGTGAAAAAGGCATTGCTGTGAATGTGTCTGAAGATCTCTCAAATCTTAAAGTTAACGACGCTGGCACTGGCCCGGTATCAAGCAGTACGAGCACATCGGAGTTGATTAACCATGACCCGGAGTCCGATATTTTCAAAAACCAAATCGACGTTTTTGTACACTCTGGGGCTAATTTCTGCTATGGAGTCCTTCTTTTGCTTATATCTATGGTTCCACCAGCGTTCCACAGGCTTCTAAGTATCGTTGGATTTCATGGTGATAAGGATCGGGCACTGAAATTGCTTTGGCAAGCCAGCAAATTCCACAACTTGCCTGGTGCAATTGCAGCATTAACGCTTCTTGGGTACTACAATGCCTTTGTTCGTTACTGCGATATCATGCCTGATGCTGTACCCGGGAAGGACGGAGATATTCAGGGTTACCCTCAGGAGCGACTCGAAGCTCTTCTCACACGAATGAGGCAACGGTTCCCTAAGAGCCAGCTTTGGCTTCTTGAGGAGTCCCGTATGCATGGCGCCAACCATAGACTTGATGTGGCACTACAAATTTTGTGTACGGAGGAACACAGTCCACTGAAACAGGTCGAGGCACTCAAGGTGTTTGAAAAGAGCCTGAATGCGTTGTACATCCATAAGTACAAACTCTGCGCCGAAGCATTCGTTGAG TGTGCTGATCTTAATTCTTGGTCTCGTTCATTATACTATTACATTGCAGGAACCTGCCATATTAGTTTGTACAGAGAGCTTGCCGCAACCGACCCAAAGAAAGCAGATGAACATGCTCAAACGGCAGTCAATCTGCTTCATAAGGCTCCCAAATTTGCAGGAACGAAGAAATTTATGGCGCGCCAATTGCCGTTTGATTTATTTGTTGTCCGCAAGATTGCTAAATGGGAAGCTCGAGCCAAAGAATGGAATGTACCTCTCGTGGATGCCGTTGGAGTTGATCCTGTAGAGGAGATGATATTCCTCTGGAACGGACATAGTCGTATGACACAGGCACAGCTCGAGGAGTCAATGGCCAGGCTTTCATGGTCTGAAAGTGACGCGAACCGAACATGGGCTCGCGAGGgagcggaagagaagggtaTCTACCAGCTCCTGCGTGCGGCTGTGTTGCGTTCAATGCGGCGACATGAAGAGGCCAAAGAAATCATCCAGACCTCGATTTTCACGTTAGACCGTTCAACGTTCAAGGGACGCCATAAGGACGACTGGGTGTATCCCGTTGCCCACTTTGAAATGGCAGCAAACCTATGGATGGAACGCCCAACTTATATTGCACAGCATGGCGGACCGGCGTCTCAGAAACAAAAGCCAGACGATTCAGAACATCCCGAAAAGGAACTGGTGCGTGAATGCAAAGAGAACCTGCAAAAAGCTGCTCACTGGGAGAGCTACGAGCAGGAAGCTCGCTTTGGACTGAAGGTGACTGCTGCGCTGGAAGCTGTCGCGAAGTGGGAGAGCCAGCACTCGACGACACTATAA
- a CDS encoding MFS transporter (COG:U;~EggNog:ENOG410Q185;~InterPro:IPR020846,IPR011701,IPR036259;~PFAM:PF07690;~SMCOG1005:Drug resistance transporter, EmrB/QacA;~TransMembrane:12 (i102-122o142-159i171-188o194-217i229-250o262-279i327-349o369-392i413-432o444-465i472-494o506-528i);~antiSMASH:Cluster_5.4;~go_function: GO:0022857 - transmembrane transporter activity [Evidence IEA];~go_process: GO:0055085 - transmembrane transport [Evidence IEA]): protein MRGEDDHTSRASTDDPDDISSVEEHGRDLDALEKQTTASSAFSALEQRAQSVVSRIRSREPGQTARFTHPLSHTKTKEDVIVDFDGPDDSYRPLNWGFRKKAITTVLYGLTTMGATWSSAIYSTGTAQVSSRFGIGEEVSTLGTTLLLFGFGLGPLIWAPLSEVYGRKPAVLGPYFIAAIFSFGSATAKDVQTLMLTRFFTGFFGAAPVTNTGGVLSDIWAPEERGAAIVGYAMAVVGGPVLGPIVGGAITQSYLGWRWTQYITGIMMLFFLTLDILFIDESYPPTLLLYKARRLRFQTGNWALHARHEEWDVTLKELGNKYLIRPFALLATPICFLVALYASFVYGILYLSLASFPVVFQELRGWNQLVGALPFLAYLVGILFGACINLANQKFYISRFKANNNRPVPEARLPPMMLGSVFFAGGLFIFGWTSQIQIHWFPSLVGGACMGLGFFTIFQAALNYLIDTFQSVAASAVAANTFLRSVFAGCFPLFATAMFRNLGVPWASSVLGFFAIALIPIPYLFYIYGPRIRARGKWSRASVYS from the exons atgagaggagaggatgacCACACATCACGAGCTTCCACCGACGACCCCGATGATATTTCTTCCGTCGAAGAGCATGGCCGGGACCTTGATGCTTTAGAGAAGCAAACCACCGCATCATCCGCCTTTTCGGCGCTGGAACAGCGTGCGCAATCTGTCGTCTCTAGAATCCGAAGTCGGGAGCCTGGCCAGACGGCCCGCTTTACCCATCCGCTGTCTCATACAAAAACGAAGGAAGATGTGATCGTCGACTTCGATGGCCCTGACGATTCTTACCGTCCGTTGAATTGGGGCTTCCGGAAGAAGGCAATCACAACGGTTTTATATGGCCTCACCACGATGG GCGCAACTTGGTCAAGTGCTAT TTATTCAACCGGTACAGCTCAAGTAAGTTCAAGATTCGGAATAGGGGAGGAAGTTAGTACACTGGGAACAACATTACTGCTTTTTGGATTCG GTTTGGGCCCGCTCATCTGGGCTCCCTTGTCGGAAGTTTACGGACGAAAGCCTGCTGTTTTAGGTCCTTACTTCATCGCTGCGATATTCTCGTTTGGTAGCGCAACTGCGAAAGATGTCCAGACCCTCATGTTAACCCGGTTTTTCACTGGCTTCTTCGGTGCCGCACCTGTCACCAACACTGGCGGCGTCCTAAGCGACATCTGGGCGCCGGAGGAACGCGGTGCAGCTATAGTCGGCTACGCCATGGCAGTCGTCGGCGGGCCTGTCCTAGGTCCTATTGTCGGTGGTGCAATTACCCAGAGCTATctcggctggcgctggactCAATAC ATAACCGGCATAATGATGCTATTCTTTCTAACCCTTGACATCCTCTTTATCGATGAGTCCTACCCTCCGACTCTCCTACTCTATAAagcccgccgcctccgctTCCAAACCGGAAACTGGGCTCTCCACGCCCGTCACGAAGAATGGGACGTCACACTCAAAGAGCTCGGAAACAAATATCTCATCCGCCccttcgccctcctcgcAACCCCCATCtgcttcctcgtcgccctctACGCCTCCTTCGTTTACGGAATCCTCTAcctctctctcgcctccTTCCCCGTCGTTTTCCAAGAACTCCGCGGCTGGAACCAACTAGTCGGCGCGCTGCCCTTCCTCGCATATCTAGTCGGAATCCTCTTCGGCGCCTGTatcaacctcgccaaccAAAAATTCTACATCTCCCGCTTCAAAGCAAACAACAACCGCCCCGTCCCCGAAGCTCGCCTCCCACCAATGATGCTCGGCTCCGTGTTCTTCGCCGGtggcctcttcatctttggcTGGACTTCGCAGATCCAAATCCACTGGTTCCCGTCCTTGGTTGGCGGAGCTTGTATGGgactcggcttcttcaccatcttCCAAGCAGCGCTGAACTACCTTATCGACACATTCCAGTCTGTTGCCGCGAGTGCGGTTGCAGCGAATACGTTCCTGCGGAGCGTGTTTGCAGGTTGCTTCCCCCTGTTTGCGACGGCCATGTTTCGAAATTTGGGAGTACCCTGGGCGTCAAGTGTCCTGGGTTTTTTTGCGATTGCGTTGATTCCGATTCCGTATCTGTTCTATATTTACGGGCCCAGGATTAGGGCTAGAGGGAAGTGGTCGAGGGCGTCGGTTTATTCGTGA